A DNA window from Aestuariispira ectoiniformans contains the following coding sequences:
- a CDS encoding GNAT family N-acetyltransferase yields the protein MTALTQFLIRPARLDDAEAIYTVYRKAFATLAGKIDPPSSAGQATLDAIRDSLGKVDVAVCDDAGKIVGCVFFRQEGDACYLYRLSVDPDCYNRGIAKRLIAHVERAAKGQGVGKVALNVRLSLDKNRKLFASRGFREVSLHAHKGYDHPTYARMEKPVAL from the coding sequence ATGACGGCACTCACACAGTTTCTTATCCGGCCTGCCCGGCTTGACGATGCCGAAGCCATCTACACGGTCTATCGCAAGGCTTTCGCGACCCTGGCAGGCAAGATCGACCCGCCATCGAGTGCCGGTCAGGCGACGCTTGATGCCATCCGTGACAGCTTGGGCAAGGTGGATGTGGCCGTCTGCGACGATGCCGGAAAAATAGTCGGCTGCGTCTTTTTTAGGCAGGAAGGGGATGCCTGTTATCTCTATCGCCTGTCCGTTGACCCTGACTGCTACAACCGTGGCATTGCCAAACGGCTGATTGCCCATGTGGAACGCGCCGCAAAGGGGCAAGGGGTGGGGAAGGTTGCGCTGAATGTGCGGCTGTCGCTTGACAAGAACCGGAAGCTGTTCGCCAGCCGGGGCTTTCGTGAAGTCTCCCTTCACGCCCACAAGGGCTATGATCACCCCACCTATGCGCGGATGGAAAAGCCCGTTGCCCTTTAA
- a CDS encoding DUF1289 domain-containing protein: MMATLPDIPSPCVGVCKMDSERKYCEGCLRTIEEIRVWFRSDNETRYAILQELKQRRIAAGRVSESDLRPRRRRRAR, translated from the coding sequence ATGATGGCGACTCTGCCCGATATCCCGTCGCCCTGCGTGGGTGTGTGCAAGATGGACAGCGAGCGGAAATACTGCGAGGGCTGTCTGCGCACTATTGAGGAAATCCGCGTCTGGTTCCGGTCCGATAACGAAACCCGCTATGCCATCCTGCAGGAACTCAAACAGCGCCGCATTGCTGCCGGTCGCGTCAGTGAAAGCGACCTCAGGCCACGCCGCCGCCGCCGGGCGCGCTAA
- a CDS encoding ArsR/SmtB family transcription factor gives MVDNSKFLLHISTMIELDHAADCLDALGNPTRLMLYRLLVRAGVDGKAVGKLQEALDIPASTLTHHLKHLELVGLVKREKVGTTHMCRADYQEMDELILFLAENCCKDGKHPHQEEHVAHHIREGE, from the coding sequence ATGGTTGACAACAGCAAATTCCTGCTTCATATTTCGACAATGATCGAATTAGACCACGCTGCAGATTGTTTGGACGCCTTGGGCAACCCCACCCGGTTAATGCTTTACCGGTTGCTGGTGCGCGCGGGCGTCGATGGCAAGGCGGTTGGCAAGTTGCAGGAAGCGCTGGATATTCCTGCCTCGACCCTGACCCACCACCTGAAACATCTGGAACTGGTCGGCCTGGTCAAGCGCGAGAAAGTGGGCACCACCCATATGTGCCGCGCCGATTACCAGGAGATGGACGAGTTGATCCTGTTTCTGGCGGAAAATTGCTGCAAGGACGGCAAACACCCGCATCAGGAAGAGCATGTGGCCCACCATATTCGCGAAGGCGAATAA